The region ACATCAAGGAAATCGAAGACCGTAAAGGTCAAGGGCTTCATCCAAAACCTATTGATGGTGCTGAATTATTAAGCGAAATCATTGCGCAAATTAAAGATGTAGATAATGAATATAGAGAAGATTCTCTTAATTTTTTCATCTATAACGTATTGCCTGGAACCACTGCAGCTGCAAGTGTTAAAGCTGAATTTTTAAAAGAAATTGTCCTTGGTGATTCTGTAGTTAAAGAAATTTCTCCAGCCTTTGCTCTAGAGCAATTATCACATATGAAGGGAGGACCTTCTATAGCAGTCTTATTAGATTTAGCTTTAGGTGAAGATCTAGCTATTGCAAAAGACGCGGCTGAAGTATTAAAAACGCAAGTGTTCCTTTACGAAGCAGATACTGCGCGTTTAGAAAAAGCATTTCACGAAGGAAATCCAATTGCTATAGAATTAATAGAGAGTTATGCTAAAGCAGAATTCTTTACTAAACTTCCTGAACTTCCTGAAAAAATAGACGTAGTTACCTTTATCGCTGGAGTTGGTGATATTTCTACAGATTTATTATCTCCTGGTGGAGACGCACACTCGCGTTCAGATAGAGAATTACACGGACAGTGTATTTTTGAACACAATAAAGAACAGCAAGACGAATTAAAAGCTTTACAAGCACAACATCCAGATAAACGTGTGATGTTAATTGCTGAAAAAGGAACCATGGGAGTAGGATCTTCTAGAATGTCTGGTGTAAATAACGTGGCACTATGGACAGGAGTAAAATCTAGCCCTTATGTCCCATTTATTAATATCGCCCCAGTAATTGCTGGAACAAACGGTATCTCTCCAATTTTCTTAACTACAGTAGGTGTAACCGGTGGTATTGGTTTAGATCTTAAAAACTGGGTGCAACAAAAAGATGAAAACGGGAATACCATTGTTGATGAAGAAGGTGAACCTATTTTAAAAGAAGTTTATTCTGTTGCAACAGGAACAGTATTGACTATAGATACTAAAAAGAAAAAATTATATAAAGGCGATACAGAATTAAAAGATATCTCTGCAGCATTTACACCACAAAAAATGGAGTTTATGAAAGCGGGAGGATCTTACGCTGTTGTATTTGGTAAAAAATTACAAACATTCGCATCTAAAGTTTTAGGTATAGATGTTATACCAGTATATGCACCATCAAAAGAAATTTCTATTGAAGGTCAAGGATTAACAGCTGTAGAGAAAATTTTCAATAAAAATGCTGTAGGTTCAACACCAGGTAAAGTATTACATGCCGGTTCAGATGTTCGTGTTACGGTAAATATTGTTGGGTCTCAAGATACAACAGGGTTAATGACTTCTCAAGAATTAGAGATGATGGCTGCTACAGTTATTTCTCCAATTGTAGATGGGGCTTACCAATCAGGATGTCATACCGCTTCAGTTTGGGATAATAAATCTAAAGCAAATATCCCACGTTTAATGAAGTTTATGAACGACTTTGGTTTAATTACTGGTCGTGATCCAAAAGGGAAATATTTCCCAATGACAGATGTAATTCATAAAGTACTTAACGATATTACAGTAGGAGATTGGGATATTATTATTGGAGGTGATTCGCATACACGTATGTCTAAAGGTGTGGCTTTCGGAGCAGATTCTGGAACCGTAGCCCTAGCATTAGCAACCGGTGAAGCATCTATGCCAATTCCACAATCTGTAAAAGTAACCTTTAAAGGTGAAATGAAATCATATATGGATTTCCGTGATGTGGTACACGCAACGCAACAACAAATGTTGAAGCAATTTGGAGGAGAAAATGTATTCCAAGGGCGTATAATTGAGGTGCATATTGGTACATTAACTGCAGATCAAGCCTTTACATTCACAGACTGGACAGCAGAGATGAAAGCGAAAGCTTCAATTTGTATTTCTGAAGATGAAACTTTAATAGAATCTTTAGAGATTGCAAAAGGGCGTATCCAAATCATGATTGATAAAGGTATGGACAACGACAAACAAGTACTTAAAGGACTTGTGGAAAAAGCAGAAACACGTATTACAGAACTTAAAACTGGAATTAAACCAGCATTAAGACCAGATGCTAATGCAAAATATGAAGCAGAAGTTGTTATCGACTTAGATCAGATTGTTGAACCAATGATTGCAGATCCAGATGTAAATAACGATGATGTATCTAAACGTTACACACACGATGTTATTAGACCGTTATCTTTCTACGGAGGTACAAAACAAGTAGATTTAGGTTTTATAGGTTCATGTATGGTGCATAAAGGCGATATGAAAATATTAGCTCAAATGCTTAAAAATATTGAGAAACAACAAGGTAAAGTCGAGTTTAAAGCGCCTTTAGTTGTGGCCCCTCCAACATATAATATTGTAGACGAGTTAAAAGAAGAAGGCGATTGGGAAGTATTACAAAAATACTCTGGCTTCGAATTTAATGACGATAATCCTAAAGCGGCAGCACGTACTAAGTACGAAAATATGTTGTATTTAGAGCGTCCTGGATGTAACCTTTGTATGGGGAATCAAGAAAAAGCTGAACCAGGAGATACGGTAATGGCAACATCTACACGTTTATTCCAAGGACGTGTTGTAAAAGATTCTGGAGAGAAAAAAGGAGAATCTTTATTAACATCTACACCTGTAGTAGTACTGTCTACTGTTTTAGGAAGAACTCCTACATTAGAAGAATATCAAGCAGCTGTAGAAGGTATTAACTTAACTAAATTTAAGCCTTCTAGTAAATTATTATCCATATAATTTATAGTTAGCAAATCATAAATTAAAAGCCCGAGTCCTAGACTCGGGCTTTTTGTTTTAGTATATGAGTTAATTTTATAGGTTTTCATAATAATATTTTGTATTTGATAGCTTCAATAGTCACTGTTAAATTCGTATATTGTAATAAATAATTATCGAATAATAAAAAAAAGAAATATGGCATTTGACATTGATATGATTAAAGGTGTGTACGCGAACATAGCCGATCGCGTAGACAAAGCAAGAAGCATTGTAGGGAAACCATTAACACTTTCTGAAAAAATCTTATACGCTCACCTATGGGATGGAGTAGCAGATAAAGCATTTGTAAGGGGGAAAGATTATGTAGACTTTGCTCCAGATCGTATTGCATGTCAGGATGCTACTGCACAAATGGCTTTATTGCAATTTATGCAAGCTGGTAAAAGTAATGTGGCAGTACCTACAACTGTGCACTGCGACCATTTAATTCAAGCAAAAGAAGGCGCTTCAACAGATTTAAAACACGCAAACGATGTAAGTAGCGAAGTGTTTAAATTTTTAGAATCGGTGTCTAATAAATATGGTATCGGGTTTTGGAAACCTGGTGCAGGAATTATCCACCAAGTGGTATTAGAAAATTATGCCTTTCCAGGCGGAATGATGATTGGTACCGATTCACACACCGTTAACGCCGGTGGTTTAGGTATGGTCGCTATTGGAGTAGGAGGTGCCGATGCTGTAGATGTTATGGCAGGAATGGCGTGGGAATTAAAATTCCCGAAATTAATCGGTGTGAAGTTAACTGGTAAGTTATCGGGTTGGACAGCGCCAAAGGATGTAATTTTAAAAGTAGCAGAAATTCTTACTGTTAAAGGAGGGACTGGTGCTATTGTAGAATATTTTGGAGAAGGCGCGACCTCAATGTCATGTACGGGTAAAGGAACCATTTGTAATATGGGAGCAGAAATTGGTGCTACAACTTCTACATTTGGATACGACGAATCTATGGAGCGCTATTTACGTGCTACAGAACGTGCAGATGTTGCCGATGCTGCTAACGAAGTTAAATCTTATCTTACAGCAGACCCAGAAGTATACGCCGATCCAAAATCTTATTTTGATGAAGTGATCGAAATCAACTTGTCAGAATTATCACCATTGTTAAACGGACCTTTTACACCAGATTTATCTACACCTGTAGGAAGTGAAATGACTGAAAAAGCAACTGCTAACGAATGGCCTTTAAAAGTGGAATGGGGATTAATAGGGTCGTGTACCAACTCCTCTTACGAAGATTTATCTCGAGCCTCGTCAATTGCACAACAAGCATTAGATAAGAATTTAAAAACTAAAGCTGAATTTGGAATCAATCCGGGTTCAGAAAAAGTTAGATATACCACAGAGCGTGATGGTATTCTAGACATCTTTGAGAAACTAAATGCTAAAATATTTACAAACGCTTGCGGACCATGTATTGGGCAATGGGCAAGATATAGCGATCCTAAAAACGCACCTAAAAATAGTATCATTCACTCGTTTAACAGAAACTTTGCAAAACGAGCAGATGGTAACCCAAATACACATGCATTTGTAGCGTCTCCAGAAATGGTTGCTGCTATAGCCATTGCCGGACGATTAGATTTTAATCCTATGACCGATAAATTAATCAATGAAGAGGGAGAAGAAGTGATGTTTGATGAGCCAACAGGATGGGAGTTACCACCTAAAGGTTTTGAAGTTAAAGATAACGGATATTTAGCACCAGATGAAGATGGTAGTGATGTTGTGGTGTCTGTAGATCCAGATTCTGAGCGATTACAATTATTAGAACCATTTACACCCATTGGCGATTCAATTACAGGTGCAAAATTATTAATTAAAGCATTTGGTAAATGTACTACAGACCATATTTCTATGGCAGGACCTTGGTTGCGTTTCCGCGGGCATTTAGATAATATTTCTAATAATTGCTTAATTGGTGCAGTAAATGCCTACAATAAAAAAACAAACTTTGTTAAAAATCAATTAACAGGAGATTATGGAGGTGTGCCAGATACAGCTCGCGAATATAAAGCAGCGGGAATTAAATCGATAGTAGTA is a window of Formosa sediminum DNA encoding:
- a CDS encoding bifunctional aconitate hydratase 2/2-methylisocitrate dehydratase; amino-acid sequence: MTTYNDYIKEIEDRKGQGLHPKPIDGAELLSEIIAQIKDVDNEYREDSLNFFIYNVLPGTTAAASVKAEFLKEIVLGDSVVKEISPAFALEQLSHMKGGPSIAVLLDLALGEDLAIAKDAAEVLKTQVFLYEADTARLEKAFHEGNPIAIELIESYAKAEFFTKLPELPEKIDVVTFIAGVGDISTDLLSPGGDAHSRSDRELHGQCIFEHNKEQQDELKALQAQHPDKRVMLIAEKGTMGVGSSRMSGVNNVALWTGVKSSPYVPFINIAPVIAGTNGISPIFLTTVGVTGGIGLDLKNWVQQKDENGNTIVDEEGEPILKEVYSVATGTVLTIDTKKKKLYKGDTELKDISAAFTPQKMEFMKAGGSYAVVFGKKLQTFASKVLGIDVIPVYAPSKEISIEGQGLTAVEKIFNKNAVGSTPGKVLHAGSDVRVTVNIVGSQDTTGLMTSQELEMMAATVISPIVDGAYQSGCHTASVWDNKSKANIPRLMKFMNDFGLITGRDPKGKYFPMTDVIHKVLNDITVGDWDIIIGGDSHTRMSKGVAFGADSGTVALALATGEASMPIPQSVKVTFKGEMKSYMDFRDVVHATQQQMLKQFGGENVFQGRIIEVHIGTLTADQAFTFTDWTAEMKAKASICISEDETLIESLEIAKGRIQIMIDKGMDNDKQVLKGLVEKAETRITELKTGIKPALRPDANAKYEAEVVIDLDQIVEPMIADPDVNNDDVSKRYTHDVIRPLSFYGGTKQVDLGFIGSCMVHKGDMKILAQMLKNIEKQQGKVEFKAPLVVAPPTYNIVDELKEEGDWEVLQKYSGFEFNDDNPKAAARTKYENMLYLERPGCNLCMGNQEKAEPGDTVMATSTRLFQGRVVKDSGEKKGESLLTSTPVVVLSTVLGRTPTLEEYQAAVEGINLTKFKPSSKLLSI
- a CDS encoding aconitate hydratase, producing the protein MAFDIDMIKGVYANIADRVDKARSIVGKPLTLSEKILYAHLWDGVADKAFVRGKDYVDFAPDRIACQDATAQMALLQFMQAGKSNVAVPTTVHCDHLIQAKEGASTDLKHANDVSSEVFKFLESVSNKYGIGFWKPGAGIIHQVVLENYAFPGGMMIGTDSHTVNAGGLGMVAIGVGGADAVDVMAGMAWELKFPKLIGVKLTGKLSGWTAPKDVILKVAEILTVKGGTGAIVEYFGEGATSMSCTGKGTICNMGAEIGATTSTFGYDESMERYLRATERADVADAANEVKSYLTADPEVYADPKSYFDEVIEINLSELSPLLNGPFTPDLSTPVGSEMTEKATANEWPLKVEWGLIGSCTNSSYEDLSRASSIAQQALDKNLKTKAEFGINPGSEKVRYTTERDGILDIFEKLNAKIFTNACGPCIGQWARYSDPKNAPKNSIIHSFNRNFAKRADGNPNTHAFVASPEMVAAIAIAGRLDFNPMTDKLINEEGEEVMFDEPTGWELPPKGFEVKDNGYLAPDEDGSDVVVSVDPDSERLQLLEPFTPIGDSITGAKLLIKAFGKCTTDHISMAGPWLRFRGHLDNISNNCLIGAVNAYNKKTNFVKNQLTGDYGGVPDTAREYKAAGIKSIVVGDHNYGEGSSREHAAMEPRHLGVAAVIVKSFARIHETNLKKQGLLGLTFANEADYDLIQEDDTINFLDLDEFAPDKTLSIEFVHADGTKDVVVTNHTYNAAQIAWYKEGSALNLIKKENASA